Sequence from the Gloeocapsopsis dulcis genome:
CGTGCCAAAATGCTCAATTCTATCTCTGCCATATTCAGCCAACTGCCATGCTTAGGAGTGTGACAAAACTCTAGGCGATTGAGAATACGCCGTGCCTCAGCAGGCTCAAACGCTTTGTACAAGGAGGAGGGAGAATGGGTATTAAGATTATCTTGCACCACTGTAATCAACAAGGCATCAGGATAATGGATATCTACTAAATCCCTGAGCAGATAAGCATAATCCACTGCTGTTCGACGTTTAGTAACTTTTAAATGTCGCCATCCTACTATCGGTTCACAAAGTATGAATAGATTCGCTGTACCGTTGCGTTCATACTTGTAATCCTGCCGCATGGGTTGTCTTTGTTTTACGGCAACTGGTTCAACAGTTTCTTTAACAAGTTGTTTGCTGGCTTCATCGAGACAGACAACGGGAAAGTCAGGATGATAACATTGTTGATACACTTGTAGCACTGACTCCATCTGGCAAACAAACTCAGCATTTTGTTCAGGAGGAATCACCCAGCACTCCTGTCTCCAAGGCTGAAGTTCGTTTTTTTAAGTGCTTGCCTCACCGTTTCATGACTTACTGACTCGACATAACCCAATTGCACCATTTGGTCCGCTAGTAGCCGCATTGTCCATCGGGCGCGACCGTTTGGAGCATCACTGCACACTAACGCAACTAAATGTGCTTCTTGTTCGCCATTTAAGCAGCGTTGCTTGCGGCCTCCACCTGGTTGCCGCACCAAGGAAGCTTTTAGACCGAACTCAACAAAGCGACGGCGCACCCGCTCTACCGTTGTCACTCCTACATCCAATGCTGCTGCTATGTCCTTGTCATGCCAACTACCCCCTCGCTGATTGCTATCTGCTTTGAGTAGGATACGAGCGCGGGTGATCTGGTCAGCAGCATGTCGTCCTGTGGTGCTGAACTGCTCAAGTTCAGCACGTTCTTCAACACTCAGGTCAACGATGTATTTCTTTACCATTGCAACTGCGGGAAATGCGTCATTCTTCATTTTACCCGCTTACCCATTAGTTATTCCCTGACAAAACACTAGGTAGATCGGGGAGAGTTTTCAGTCCGTCCCATAGTGCGCGAGCTTCTCTTTGAGCCAGTGCCAGAAACATATACTGGTTCAGCAGGAAATTGAACAGCATATGCATTTTGTTGCCCTTGCCAAAGTAGACGGGGATTTGTTCTAAAGGGACATTTGCTTCCGCTAGCAGCACCGCATCACCCCGACGAGAAGAGACAAACTCTCGCATCTCAAAGAAGAAACCTTGTAAATCTTCTTTGTCTGCATCTTTGATGCCAATGTCCTTAATTAAAAACGGGGCAGCATCAATGCGAAATCCAGACACGCCAAGTTCCAACCAAAAGCCCATAATGAGGCGAATTTCTTCTTTCACCGCCGGATTGCTGATATTCAAGTCTGGCTGTTCTTTATAGAAATGGTGTAAGTAGTATGCCCCTGCCTGTTCGTCGTACTCCCAAATGCTATCTTCCACATTGGGAAATGCAATCAGTTTTGGGTCAAATTTGAGCGGATCTTCTGACCATATATAATAGTCGCGATACTTGGAGTTTTTATCTTTTCGTGCTGCCTCAAACCAGGGATGTTGAATCGATGTATGGTTGACTACAAGATCGACTATGACTCGAATACCTCGTTCTCGTGCTTGGTGCATGAACTCAACAAAATCGCCCAACGTTCCTAGTCTAGGATCGACGTTGTAATAGTCCATGACGTCATAGCCATTATCTCGGTTGGGAGAGGGATAAAATGGCAACAGCCACAGACAGGTAATTCCGATTCCCGATAGATGATCTAGGCACTTAGTCAGTCCCTGAAAATCACCAACGCCGTCACCGTCGGAGTCCATGAAAGTTTCGACATCTAGGGAATAAACGATCGCATTTTTATACCATAGGTTTTTTACTCTATTCATTTTCCTATCCTCCTGCCAAGTAAAAAGTGCGAAATCTGAAATAAGAAGTCTTTTTTATCTTTTACAGTTCTGTTTTTTCTTCTGGCGGCGACAGATAATCCAAATGCCTAAACTCACTGCAAGCGCCATTGCCGTAGCGGTGGCATTGATTCATCGGTTAGTTGTCTCCTTTTTCTGGAATGCGTGTCTAATTACTCACCAACGCTCAATTGATGTAGAGAAATTTGTTTGCATATACTTTCTACAGCTAGCATTAGCAATCGCATTAATTCAGAATTTTCGTTGTAATCCACGGGTGTTAGATTTGCAACTCGCTGACTTTGAGTCAGGTTTAACTCCCGTCCCCATTCTTTTGGTGTCTGATTTTTGTAAAGAGCGATCGCCGTACCTTGTTCTTGATTGAGTAATGAAAAACAGGGAATATCCGACTCTCCATCGCCGATATAAATCATTTGTGTTAGCGGAACGTGCAGTTCCTCAACCGGTACGTCTCGATAAACAAAAGTTTGACCGTCATCCTTATGATGCTTAATGCCTTTTGCTATTTGAAAGAGATAGCGAGTTTTCTCAGTATGGGTGACAATCTTTTTCAAAAACTCAATCCCGCCATCTTTACCATAGTGAAACTCGCAGCCCCACATGGCTTTAAAAAGAGGAGCAATGCAATTATGGTGGGCTATCTCCACCATGCCGCAAGTAATCAGGTAAAATTCTATTTCGACTTGAGGATTGATTTGGTAAGCACTTTGCCGCAGGCGATCAAACATTTGAGTCACACCATCAAACGGCTGTAACTGTTCGCCAAAACTAGCAATGTATTCCTTGGTAATCTTGTTGTCTTGGCGTTTTGATTCCTCAATCAGGGCATAGAATCGTGCCAGAATCTTGTCCCAACCGCTTTTAATTAAAGGCTGAATTCGTTCTTGGCGGAACTTCAAAGCATTAATACCCCGACTGTCTAATAAACTATCGACAGTGTCAGGTACAAGGGTGTCATCAAAATCAAAAACAACTGCAATACGGTTTGAGAAGGGTTTGGCAAGAGACATAAATAAGGTAATAGCTTTTATACACGTCAACTAACAACAGCAACTTGATAGTTGCGATTTTCCCAGTTTTGGGAATCAGCCCTGAACCCAATGGGGTTTCCATCCAGGTTGACCAAAAGCTTCACGTCGCTCCTGCAAGTGTGCCATATTTAATTTCACTCCCATAGATTGACTCAGCTAAAGTAGACGGAAACTAGAGCCTGCTAGCACAATTTGCTGGTAAGGCGGACAAAGCTAGAGCA
This genomic interval carries:
- a CDS encoding HAD family hydrolase, with product MSLAKPFSNRIAVVFDFDDTLVPDTVDSLLDSRGINALKFRQERIQPLIKSGWDKILARFYALIEESKRQDNKITKEYIASFGEQLQPFDGVTQMFDRLRQSAYQINPQVEIEFYLITCGMVEIAHHNCIAPLFKAMWGCEFHYGKDGGIEFLKKIVTHTEKTRYLFQIAKGIKHHKDDGQTFVYRDVPVEELHVPLTQMIYIGDGESDIPCFSLLNQEQGTAIALYKNQTPKEWGRELNLTQSQRVANLTPVDYNENSELMRLLMLAVESICKQISLHQLSVGE
- a CDS encoding alpha-amylase family glycosyl hydrolase — translated: MNRVKNLWYKNAIVYSLDVETFMDSDGDGVGDFQGLTKCLDHLSGIGITCLWLLPFYPSPNRDNGYDVMDYYNVDPRLGTLGDFVEFMHQARERGIRVIVDLVVNHTSIQHPWFEAARKDKNSKYRDYYIWSEDPLKFDPKLIAFPNVEDSIWEYDEQAGAYYLHHFYKEQPDLNISNPAVKEEIRLIMGFWLELGVSGFRIDAAPFLIKDIGIKDADKEDLQGFFFEMREFVSSRRGDAVLLAEANVPLEQIPVYFGKGNKMHMLFNFLLNQYMFLALAQREARALWDGLKTLPDLPSVLSGNN
- a CDS encoding IS630 family transposase (programmed frameshift), which encodes MVKKYIVDLSVEERAELEQFSTTGRHAADQITRARILLKADSNQRGGSWHDKDIAAALDVGVTTVERVRRRFVEFGLKASLVRQPGGGRKQRCLNGEQEAHLVALVCSDAPNGRARWTMRLLADQMVQLGYVESVSHETVRQALKKTKLQPWRQECWVIPPEQNAEFVCQMESVLQVYQQCYHPDFPVVCLDEASKQLVKETVEPVAVKQRQPMRQDYKYERNGTANLFILCEPIVGWRHLKVTKRRTAVDYAYLLRDLVDIHYPDALLITVVQDNLNTHSPSSLYKAFEPAEARRILNRLEFCHTPKHGSWLNMAEIELSILARQCLNRRIPEFAVLQTEVAAWQEQRNHEQTWINWRFNTADARVKLHRLYPSIKA